One part of the Arabidopsis thaliana chromosome 4, partial sequence genome encodes these proteins:
- a CDS encoding uncharacterized protein (unknown protein; FUNCTIONS IN: molecular_function unknown; INVOLVED IN: biological_process unknown; LOCATED IN: mitochondrion; Has 35333 Blast hits to 34131 proteins in 2444 species: Archae - 798; Bacteria - 22429; Metazoa - 974; Fungi - 991; Plants - 531; Viruses - 0; Other Eukaryotes - 9610 (source: NCBI BLink).), with amino-acid sequence MRLGGFRRATWWLTADLFGSAMANRDSRLIRVVGATVPVSLAIWFPLVRIDLDWSREGCVVHRTTEGGYILHSSIC; translated from the coding sequence ATGCGGCTCGGTGGGTTTCGTCGCGCGACTTGGTGGTTAACGGCGGATCTGTTCGGATCTGCTATGGCTAATCGTGACTCAAGGCTAATTAGGGTTGTCGGAGCCACCGTCCCTGTTAGTCTCGCGATTTGGTTTCCACTAGTCCGGATCGATCTTGACTGGTCTCGGGAAGGGTGCGTTGTTCATCGGACGACGGAAGGGGGTTACATCTTGCATTCATCGATTTGCTAG
- the DES-1-LIKE gene encoding fatty acid desaturase family protein (DES-1-LIKE; FUNCTIONS IN: oxidoreductase activity, sphingolipid delta-4 desaturase activity; INVOLVED IN: sphingolipid biosynthetic process; LOCATED IN: integral to membrane; EXPRESSED IN: 10 plant structures; EXPRESSED DURING: L mature pollen stage, M germinated pollen stage, 4 anthesis, C globular stage, petal differentiation and expansion stage; CONTAINS InterPro DOMAIN/s: Sphingolipid delta4-desaturase, N-terminal (InterPro:IPR013866), Fatty acid desaturase, type 1 (InterPro:IPR005804), Sphingolipid delta4-desaturase (InterPro:IPR011388); Has 703 Blast hits to 697 proteins in 257 species: Archae - 0; Bacteria - 174; Metazoa - 227; Fungi - 120; Plants - 36; Viruses - 3; Other Eukaryotes - 143 (source: NCBI BLink).), producing the protein MGKGGREKISSNEEEREGVMATDFFWSYTDEPHASRRRQILSCYPQIRQLFGPDPWAFLKITLVVILQLSTAAILHNSGWLKILSIAYFFGSFLNHNLFLAIHELSHNLAFSTPVYNRCLGIFANLPIGVPMSVTFQKYHLEHHRFQGVDGIDMDVPTYTEAHLVTNIFAKTIWVFLQLFFYALRPIFIKPKPPGYWEFINFLIQIVLDVSVVLFFGWRSFAYLILSTFVGGGMHPMAGHFISEHYVFNPNQETYSYYGPLNLLTWSVGYHNEHHDFPRIPGNKLHLVKEIAGEYYEGLESYKSWSQVIYMYIMDTTVGPYSRMKRKLSKSD; encoded by the exons ATGGGGAAAGGAGGACGTGAGAAGATATCatcaaacgaagaagaaagagaaggagtCATGGCTACAGATTTCTTTTGGTCTTACACCGATGAGCCTCATGCTTCGAGGAGACGTCAGATTCTGTCTTGTTACCCTCAGATTAGACAACTCTTTGGTCCTGATCCATGGGCTTTCCTCAAG ATCACATTAGTAGTAATTCTTCAACTCTCAACAGCTGCAATCCTTCACAACTCTGGATGGCTCAAGATTCTATCCATTGCTTACTTCTTTGGATCATTCCTCAACCACAATCTCTTCTTAGCAATCCATGAGCTAAGTCACAACCTTGCCTTTTCAACTCCTGTCTACAATCGTTGTCTCGGTATTTTCGCAAATCTCCCAATCGGTGTACCAATGTCAGTAACTTTCCAAAAATACCATCTCGAGCATCATCGGTTCCAAGGAGTAGATGGTATTGACATGGATGTTCCTACTTACACCGAAGCTCATTTAGTAACCAATATCTTTGCCAAAACAATTTGGGTTTTCTTACAACTCTTCTTTTACGCTCTTCGTCCTATcttcatcaaaccaaaaccaccTGGCTACTGGGAGTTCATCAACTTCTTGATTCAGATTGTTTTAGATGTATCAGTTGTTCTCTTCTTCGGATGGAGATCTTTCGCGTATCTAATCTTATCGACATTTGTTGGAGGCGGTATGCATCCAATGGCGGGACATTTTATCTCGGAACATTATGTTTTTAACCCGAATCAAGAGACTTATTCGTATTACGGTCCATTGAATCTACTAACATGGAGTGTTGGTTACCATAACGAGCATCACGATTTCCCGAGGATACCGGGAAATAAGCTGCATTTGGTGAAGGAGATTGCAGGAGAGTATTATGAAGGATTGGAGTCGTATAAGTCATGGTCACAAGtgatttatatgtatattatggATACAACAGTTGGTCCTTATAGCAGAATGAAGAGGAAGCTCTCAAAGTCTgactaa
- a CDS encoding transducin family protein / WD-40 repeat family protein (transducin family protein / WD-40 repeat family protein; FUNCTIONS IN: nucleotide binding; INVOLVED IN: rRNA processing; LOCATED IN: CUL4 RING ubiquitin ligase complex; EXPRESSED IN: 20 plant structures; EXPRESSED DURING: 11 growth stages; CONTAINS InterPro DOMAIN/s: WD40 repeat 2 (InterPro:IPR019782), WD40 repeat, conserved site (InterPro:IPR019775), WD40 repeat (InterPro:IPR001680), WD40 repeat-like-containing domain (InterPro:IPR011046), WD40-repeat-containing domain (InterPro:IPR017986), Small-subunit processome, Utp21 (InterPro:IPR007319), WD40/YVTN repeat-like-containing domain (InterPro:IPR015943), WD40 repeat, subgroup (InterPro:IPR019781); BEST Arabidopsis thaliana protein match is: Transducin/WD40 repeat-like superfamily protein (TAIR:AT1G61210.2); Has 30201 Blast hits to 17322 proteins in 780 species: Archae - 12; Bacteria - 1396; Metazoa - 17338; Fungi - 3422; Plants - 5037; Viruses - 0; Other Eukaryotes - 2996 (source: NCBI BLink).) translates to MGIFEPFRAIGYITSTVPFSVQRLGTETFVTVSVGKAFQIYNCAKLNLVIISPQLPKKIRALASYRDYTFVAFGNEIAVFRRAHQVATWSKHVAKVDLLLVFGEHVLSLDVEGNMFIWAFKGIEEHLAPIGNLQLTGKFTPTSIVHPDTYLNKVLVGSQEGPLQLWNINTKKMLYQFKGWGSSVTSCVSSPALDVVAIGCADGKIHVHNIKLDEEIVTFEHASRGAVTALSFSTDGRPLLASGGSFGVISIWNLNKKRLQSVIRDAHDSSIISLNFLANEPVLMSASADNSLKMWIFDTNDGDPRLLRFRSGHSAPPLCIRFYSNGRHILSAGQDRAFRLFSVIQEQQSRELSQRHISRRAKKLRLKEEELKLKPVVSFDCAEIRERDWCNVVTCHMDTAEAYVWRLQNFVLGEHILKPCPENPTPIKACAISACGNFAVVGTAGGWIERFNLQSGISRGSYFDMSEKRRYAHDGEVIGVACDSTNTLMISAGYHGDLKVWDFKKRELKSQWDVGCSLVKIVYHRVNGLLATVADDFVIRLYDVVTLKMVREFRGHTDRITDLCFSEDGKWVISSSMDGSLRIWDVILAKQIDGVHVDVPITALSLSPNMDVLATAHSDQNGVYLWVNQSMFSGLPSVESYASGKDVVNVKLPSVSALTSSEADDDMDRQVLENSEALQASSFSISQKQIPELVTLSLLPKSQWQSLINLDIIKARNKPIEPPKKPEKAPFFLPSIPSLSGDILFKANDSEADGENEENNKKDQNSMKNFDALESPFSKHLKSSWDSKHFLDFTNYMKSLSPSALDMELRMLEIIDEDVEEELIKRPEFILIGQLLDYFINEVSCKNDFEFMQAVVKLFLKIHGETIRCHPSLQEKAKKLLETQSLVWQKMEKLFQSTRCIVTFLSNSQF, encoded by the exons ATGGGAATTTTCGAACCGTTTAGAGCAATAGGTTACATAACGAGTACGGTTCCGTTCTCCGTCCAGCGATTGGGTACCGAGACTTTCGTCACCGTCAGCGTCGGCAAAGCTTTCCAGATTTATAAT TGTGCCAAGCTCAATCTAGTCATAATCA GTCCTCAGCTtccaaagaaaattagagCTTTAGCTTCTTACCGAGACTACACATTTGTTGCGTTTGGCAATGAAATCGCTGTCTTTAGGCGTGCTCATCAG GTAGCAACTTGGAGCAAACATGTTGCTAAAGTTGATCTTCTACTGGTGTTTGGAGAACATGTGCTTAGTCTTGACGTGGAAGGAAATATGTTCATATGGGCATTCAAAGGAATCGAAGAACATCTAGCTCCAATTGGAAATCTTCAGCTTACTGGAAAGTTTACCCCTACCTCTATTGTTCACCCAGATACCTATCTCAACAAG GTTCTTGTAGGGAGCCAAGAGGGTCCGCTGCAGCTATGGAATATTAATACTAAGAAGATGCTCTATCAGTTTAAGGGTTGGGGTTCATCTGTCACCAGTTGTGTTTCATCCCCTGCCCTGGATGTTGTTGCAATTGGTTGTGCTGATGGAAAGATCCATGTACATAACATAAAATTGGACGAAGAGATCGTAACATTTGAACATGCCTCGCGAGGTGCTGTTACTGCTTTGTCTTTCAGTACAG ATGGACGTCCCCTTCTTGCGTCTGGAGGTTCCTTTGGTGTCATAAGCATCTGgaatcttaacaaaaaaaggcTTCAGTCAGTCATTAGGGATGCACATGACAGTTCTATAATCTCATTGAACTTTTTAGCCAATGAGCCGGTGCTAATGAGTGCATCAGCAGATAACTCACTTAAA ATGTGGATTTTTGACACAAATGATGGTGATCCTCGCCTATTACGCTTCCGATCTGGGCATAGTGCTCCTCCTCTATGTATCAG GTTCTACTCTAATGGACGGCACATTTTGTCTGCTGGCCAGGATCGTGCCTTCCGCCTGTTCTCTGTCATCCAG GAGCAACAAAGTAGAGAGCTTTCTCAAAGACACATTTCTAGGCGAGCCAAAAAACTCCGACTGAAG GAGGAAGAGTTGAAATTGAAGCCTGTTGTTTCATTTGATTGCG CTGAAATTAGGGAGCGTGATTGGTGCAATGTTGTTACTTGCCATATGGATACAGCAGAAGCATATGTATGGAGACTTCAGAACTTTGTACTTGGAGAGCATATCCTCAAACCATGCCCTGAGAATCCAACACCAATTAAg GCATGTGCAATCAGTGCCTGTGGAAACTTTGCAGTAGTCGGAACAGCTGGTGGATGGATTGAGAGATTCAACCTCCAATCTGGAATCAGCCGGGGTAGTTACTTCGATATGTCAGAGAAAAGAAGGTACGCCCATGATGGAGAAGTTATTGGAGTTGCTTGCGACTCCACAAACACACTCATGATTAGTGCAGGATATCATGGGGACTTAAAG GTTTGGGATTTCAAAAAGCGGGAATTAAAGTCCCAGTGGGATGTCGGATGTTCGTTGGTTAAAATTGTCTACCACCGTGTAAATG GTCTTTTGGCTACAGTGGCGGATGATTTTGTTATCCGTTTATATGATGTTGTGACACTAAAGATGGTTCGTGAATTTAGAGGTCATACAGACCGTATAACGGATTTGTGCTTTAGTGAGGATGGCAAATGGGTCATCTCATCTAGCATGGATGGAAGTCTTAGAATATGGGATGTCATATTGGCTAAGCAGATTGATGGTGTGCATGTCGATGTGCCAATAACAGCATTGTCTTTATCACCAAATATGGACGTTTTGGCAACTGCCCACTCTGATCAGAACGGGGTCTACTTGTG GGTTAACCAATCCATGTTCTCTGGGCTTCCAAGTGTTGAATCTTATGCTAGTGGGAAAGATGTCGTAAATGTCAAGTTGCCTTCAGTCTCTGCATTGACATCTTCTGAAGCTGATGATGATATGGACAGGCAAGTGTTAGAAAATTCTGAAGCTCTACAAGCTAGCAGTTTCTCAATTTCCCAAAAGCAGATCCCAGAACTTGTTACTCTGTCTCTATTGCCAAAAAGCCAATGGCAGAGTTTGATCAACTTGGATATTATTAAG GCCCGCAATAAACCAATAGAGCCTCCAAAGAAACCTGAAAAGGCTCCTTTTTTCTTGCCCTCAATTCCCTCGCTGTCTGGAGATATATTATTCAAGGCAAATGACTCTGAGGCTGATGGGGAGAATgaggaaaataataaaaaggacCAGAATAGCATGAAGAACTTTGATGCATTGGAATCTCCATTCTCAAAACATCTCAAGTCTTCATGGGATTCAAAACACT TTTTAGATTTTACCAACTACATGAAGAGTTTATCCCCGTCAGCTCTCGACATGGAGCTTCGGATGCTTGAAATCATAgatgaagatgttgaagaagagcTTATCAAAAGACCTGAGTTTATATTGATTGGGCAACTTCTGGATTACTTCATCAACGAGGTCTCTTGCAAAAACGACTTTGAGTTTATGCAGGCGGTTGTGAAACTATTTCTGAAG ATCCACGGTGAGACCATAAGGTGCCACCCGAGTTTACAAGAGAAGGCGAAGAAGCTTTTAGAAACTCAGAGTTTGGTGTGGCAGAAAATGGAGAAGCTTTTCCAGAGCACAAGATGCATAGTTACCTTCCTTAGCAATTCACAGTTTTGA
- a CDS encoding transducin family protein / WD-40 repeat family protein has translation MFIWAFKGIEEHLAPIGNLQLTGKFTPTSIVHPDTYLNKVLVGSQEGPLQLWNINTKKMLYQFKGWGSSVTSCVSSPALDVVAIGCADGKIHVHNIKLDEEIVTFEHASRGAVTALSFSTDGRPLLASGGSFGVISIWNLNKKRLQSVIRDAHDSSIISLNFLANEPVLMSASADNSLKMWIFDTNDGDPRLLRFRSGHSAPPLCIRFYSNGRHILSAGQDRAFRLFSVIQEQQSRELSQRHISRRAKKLRLKEEELKLKPVVSFDCAEIRERDWCNVVTCHMDTAEAYVWRLQNFVLGEHILKPCPENPTPIKACAISACGNFAVVGTAGGWIERFNLQSGISRGSYFDMSEKRRYAHDGEVIGVACDSTNTLMISAGYHGDLKVWDFKKRELKSQWDVGCSLVKIVYHRVNGLLATVADDFVIRLYDVVTLKMVREFRGHTDRITDLCFSEDGKWVISSSMDGSLRIWDVILAKQIDGVHVDVPITALSLSPNMDVLATAHSDQNGVYLWVNQSMFSGLPSVESYASGKDVVNVKLPSVSALTSSEADDDMDRQVLENSEALQASSFSISQKQIPELVTLSLLPKSQWQSLINLDIIKARNKPIEPPKKPEKAPFFLPSIPSLSGDILFKANDSEADGENEENNKKDQNSMKNFDALESPFSKHLKSSWDSKHFLDFTNYMKSLSPSALDMELRMLEIIDEDVEEELIKRPEFILIGQLLDYFINEVSCKNDFEFMQAVVKLFLKIHGETIRCHPSLQEKAKKLLETQSLVWQKMEKLFQSTRCIVTFLSNSQF, from the exons ATGTTCATATGGGCATTCAAAGGAATCGAAGAACATCTAGCTCCAATTGGAAATCTTCAGCTTACTGGAAAGTTTACCCCTACCTCTATTGTTCACCCAGATACCTATCTCAACAAG GTTCTTGTAGGGAGCCAAGAGGGTCCGCTGCAGCTATGGAATATTAATACTAAGAAGATGCTCTATCAGTTTAAGGGTTGGGGTTCATCTGTCACCAGTTGTGTTTCATCCCCTGCCCTGGATGTTGTTGCAATTGGTTGTGCTGATGGAAAGATCCATGTACATAACATAAAATTGGACGAAGAGATCGTAACATTTGAACATGCCTCGCGAGGTGCTGTTACTGCTTTGTCTTTCAGTACAG ATGGACGTCCCCTTCTTGCGTCTGGAGGTTCCTTTGGTGTCATAAGCATCTGgaatcttaacaaaaaaaggcTTCAGTCAGTCATTAGGGATGCACATGACAGTTCTATAATCTCATTGAACTTTTTAGCCAATGAGCCGGTGCTAATGAGTGCATCAGCAGATAACTCACTTAAA ATGTGGATTTTTGACACAAATGATGGTGATCCTCGCCTATTACGCTTCCGATCTGGGCATAGTGCTCCTCCTCTATGTATCAG GTTCTACTCTAATGGACGGCACATTTTGTCTGCTGGCCAGGATCGTGCCTTCCGCCTGTTCTCTGTCATCCAG GAGCAACAAAGTAGAGAGCTTTCTCAAAGACACATTTCTAGGCGAGCCAAAAAACTCCGACTGAAG GAGGAAGAGTTGAAATTGAAGCCTGTTGTTTCATTTGATTGCG CTGAAATTAGGGAGCGTGATTGGTGCAATGTTGTTACTTGCCATATGGATACAGCAGAAGCATATGTATGGAGACTTCAGAACTTTGTACTTGGAGAGCATATCCTCAAACCATGCCCTGAGAATCCAACACCAATTAAg GCATGTGCAATCAGTGCCTGTGGAAACTTTGCAGTAGTCGGAACAGCTGGTGGATGGATTGAGAGATTCAACCTCCAATCTGGAATCAGCCGGGGTAGTTACTTCGATATGTCAGAGAAAAGAAGGTACGCCCATGATGGAGAAGTTATTGGAGTTGCTTGCGACTCCACAAACACACTCATGATTAGTGCAGGATATCATGGGGACTTAAAG GTTTGGGATTTCAAAAAGCGGGAATTAAAGTCCCAGTGGGATGTCGGATGTTCGTTGGTTAAAATTGTCTACCACCGTGTAAATG GTCTTTTGGCTACAGTGGCGGATGATTTTGTTATCCGTTTATATGATGTTGTGACACTAAAGATGGTTCGTGAATTTAGAGGTCATACAGACCGTATAACGGATTTGTGCTTTAGTGAGGATGGCAAATGGGTCATCTCATCTAGCATGGATGGAAGTCTTAGAATATGGGATGTCATATTGGCTAAGCAGATTGATGGTGTGCATGTCGATGTGCCAATAACAGCATTGTCTTTATCACCAAATATGGACGTTTTGGCAACTGCCCACTCTGATCAGAACGGGGTCTACTTGTG GGTTAACCAATCCATGTTCTCTGGGCTTCCAAGTGTTGAATCTTATGCTAGTGGGAAAGATGTCGTAAATGTCAAGTTGCCTTCAGTCTCTGCATTGACATCTTCTGAAGCTGATGATGATATGGACAGGCAAGTGTTAGAAAATTCTGAAGCTCTACAAGCTAGCAGTTTCTCAATTTCCCAAAAGCAGATCCCAGAACTTGTTACTCTGTCTCTATTGCCAAAAAGCCAATGGCAGAGTTTGATCAACTTGGATATTATTAAG GCCCGCAATAAACCAATAGAGCCTCCAAAGAAACCTGAAAAGGCTCCTTTTTTCTTGCCCTCAATTCCCTCGCTGTCTGGAGATATATTATTCAAGGCAAATGACTCTGAGGCTGATGGGGAGAATgaggaaaataataaaaaggacCAGAATAGCATGAAGAACTTTGATGCATTGGAATCTCCATTCTCAAAACATCTCAAGTCTTCATGGGATTCAAAACACT TTTTAGATTTTACCAACTACATGAAGAGTTTATCCCCGTCAGCTCTCGACATGGAGCTTCGGATGCTTGAAATCATAgatgaagatgttgaagaagagcTTATCAAAAGACCTGAGTTTATATTGATTGGGCAACTTCTGGATTACTTCATCAACGAGGTCTCTTGCAAAAACGACTTTGAGTTTATGCAGGCGGTTGTGAAACTATTTCTGAAG ATCCACGGTGAGACCATAAGGTGCCACCCGAGTTTACAAGAGAAGGCGAAGAAGCTTTTAGAAACTCAGAGTTTGGTGTGGCAGAAAATGGAGAAGCTTTTCCAGAGCACAAGATGCATAGTTACCTTCCTTAGCAATTCACAGTTTTGA
- the GRXS17 gene encoding thioredoxin family protein (thioredoxin family protein; FUNCTIONS IN: electron carrier activity, protein disulfide oxidoreductase activity; INVOLVED IN: cell redox homeostasis; EXPRESSED IN: 23 plant structures; EXPRESSED DURING: 13 growth stages; CONTAINS InterPro DOMAIN/s: Thioredoxin fold (InterPro:IPR012335), Glutaredoxin (InterPro:IPR002109), Thioredoxin-like (InterPro:IPR017936), Thioredoxin domain (InterPro:IPR013766), Thioredoxin-like fold (InterPro:IPR012336), Glutaredoxin-related protein (InterPro:IPR004480); BEST Arabidopsis thaliana protein match is: Thioredoxin superfamily protein (TAIR:AT4G32580.1); Has 26535 Blast hits to 17137 proteins in 2757 species: Archae - 249; Bacteria - 14010; Metazoa - 1647; Fungi - 1426; Plants - 1759; Viruses - 3; Other Eukaryotes - 7441 (source: NCBI BLink).) has protein sequence MSGTVKDIVSKAELDNLRQSGAPVVLHFWASWCDASKQMDQVFSHLATDFPRAHFFRVEAEEHPEISEAYSVAAVPYFVFFKDGKTVDTLEGADPSSLANKVGKVAGSSTSAEPAAPASLGLAAGPTILETVKENAKASLQDRAQPVSTADALKSRLEKLTNSHPVMLFMKGIPEEPRCGFSRKVVDILKEVNVDFGSFDILSDNEVREGLKKFSNWPTFPQLYCNGELLGGADIAIAMHESGELKDAFKDLGITTVGSKESQDEAGKGGGVSSGNTGLSETLRARLEGLVNSKPVMLFMKGRPEEPKCGFSGKVVEILNQEKIEFGSFDILLDDEVRQGLKVYSNWSSYPQLYVKGELMGGSDIVLEMQKSGELKKVLTEKGITGEQSLEDRLKALINSSEVMLFMKGSPDEPKCGFSSKVVKALRGENVSFGSFDILTDEEVRQGIKNFSNWPTFPQLYYKGELIGGCDIIMELSESGDLKATLSE, from the exons ATGAGCGGTACGGTGAAGGATATCGTTTCAAAGGCGGAGCTTGATAACTTGCGCCAGAGCGGCGCACCAGTCGTGCTTCACTTCTGGGCTTCTTGGTGTGATGCTTCGAAGCAGATGGATCAAGTTTTCTCTCATCTCGCTACTGATTTCCCTCGTGCTCACTTCTTTAGG GTTGAAGCTGAGGAACATCCTGAGATATCTGAGGCTTACTCTGTTGCTGCTGTGCCTtatttcgtcttcttcaag GATGGTAAAACTGTGGATACACTTGAGGGTGCAGATCCATCAAGTTTAGCTAATAAGGTTGGCAAAGTTGCTGGTTCTAGTACTTCTGCGGAGCCTGCTGCTCCTGCAAGCTTAGGGTTGGCTGCTGGGCCAACGATTCTTGAAACTGTGAAGGAGAATGCGAAAGCTTCTTTACAAGACCGAGCTCAGCCTGTATCTACCGCCGATGCTCTCAAGAGCCGTTTGGAAAAGCTCACTAATTCTCACCCTGTCATGTTATTCATGAAAGGTATTCCTGAAGAGCCTAGGTGTGGGTTTAGCAGGAAAGTAGTTGACATTTTGAAAGAGGTTAACGTTGATTTTGGAAGTTTTGACATACTATCGGATAACGAAGTGCGAGAGGGTTTGAAGAAATTCTCTAACTGGCCAACGTTTCCTCAGCTGTACTGCAACGGAGAGCTTCTTGGTGGAGCTGATATCGCAATAGCGATGCACGAGAGCGGTGAACTAAAAGATGCTTTCAAAGATCTTGGGATCACGACAGTTGGTTCAAAAGAAAGTCAGGATGAAGCTGGAAAAGGAGGAGGGGTTAGTTCAGGAAACACAGGCTTAAGTGAGACCCTCCGAGCTCGGCTCGAAGGTCTGGTCAATTCCAAACCAGTTATGCTGTTCATGAAAGGAAGACCAGAAGAACCAAAGTGTGGGTTCAGTGGGAAAGTGGTTGAAATCCTCaaccaagaaaaaatcgaGTTTGGGAGTTTCGATATCCTCTTAGATGACGAAGTTCGCCAAGGCCTTAAAGTGTATTCAAACTGGTCAAGCTATCCTCAGCTTTACGTGAAAGGCGAGCTTATGGGTGGATCAGACATTGTCTTGGAGATGCAAAAGAGCGGTGAGCTGAAAAAGGTCTTGACCGAGAAAGGGATCACTGGAGAACAGAGTCTTGAAGATAGATTGAAGGCACTGATCAATTCCTCGGAAGTAATGCTATTCATGAAAGGTTCACCAGATGAACCGAAATGCGGATTTAGCTCCAAAGTTGTGAAAGCATTGAGAGGAGAAAACGTGAGTTTCGGATCGTTTGATATCTTGACTGATGAAGAAGTAAGGCAAGGGATTAAGAATTTCTCAAACTGGCCAACTTTTCCTCAGCTATACTACAAAGGTGAGTTAATTGGAGGATGTGATATCATTATGGAGCTAAGTGAGAGTGGTGATCTCAAAGCAACTCTATCCGAGTAA